The genomic window TGATTTTTGTGCCGCGCGGACAATTTCCTCCAGACATCGACCCCGAGGTTGGGCAGAGCTTGATCGTCGGTCAGCCCGACGGCAGCGAAATGACGGTAGTAATCACCGAGGTGTCGTTCGACACGGTGACGCTTGATGCCAACCACCCGCTCGCCGGCGAAGAACTGACGTTTGCGATCGAGCTGTTGGCTATAGCAGGGTAGGTGTTTCGCCTGGCGTTGAGCCCTCTCAAGGCGTGAATCGCTCGACGTTGATACGGTCCAGCGCTTCGTTGTAGCGGTCGAGGTAGGCGGCGGGGTGGGCGGTATAATAGGCCACGGCGCGTTCGTAGTCCGCCGGCCTCAGGCCGTAGTGTGCCAGCACCGAGTCCCGGCCGCTCTCCAGATCGTTCCAGCGCTGCCCGCGGGCGCTGGCGAGGTGGAGGTCGATCAGGATGTCGACAAACAGGCTATCGTCCATCGGAGGGTCTTCCCCGTTGCCGGGCGCCGGCGTACACCCCGTTGTGAATACAAATGCCAGGACGAGGCCGGCTAACGAAAAACGGTCGTGAAGCGTCATCAGCTGAAGTGGTAACGGCGCAGGTTGACGATGGTCTCCTGGAGCACGACTTTGATGATGGCGGCCAGCGGGACGGCCAGGATCAGGCCGATGATATCCAGGTATTTCCCGCCCAGTAACAGGGCGATGACGAGGGTCAGGGGGTGGAGTTGGACGTTGCGCGCCAGGATGAGGGGTTGCAGAAAGACATTGTCGATTGCCTGGATGATGAGGAAGGCGATGATCACCGCCGGCACGGCATCAAACGTCCCCGTCGTGAAGACAGACGC from Rhodothermales bacterium includes these protein-coding regions:
- a CDS encoding DUF4296 domain-containing protein; translation: MTLHDRFSLAGLVLAFVFTTGCTPAPGNGEDPPMDDSLFVDILIDLHLASARGQRWNDLESGRDSVLAHYGLRPADYERAVAYYTAHPAAYLDRYNEALDRINVERFTP